In one window of Methanoculleus thermophilus DNA:
- a CDS encoding adenylate kinase family protein, with amino-acid sequence MMIGITGTPGTGKTSVAVELERRGHRVVHLKDTVQPYIIEEDCDRQTMVVDVDRWVDEFEPFDGIIEGHLAHLLPCDRVVVLRCRPDILAERLAPRDYPQEKVAENAEAEALDVILIETLEEHPDDQILEVDTTYLSVHECADRIEQFIRGEVPPSYGSIDWTDYLEIGR; translated from the coding sequence ATGATGATCGGCATCACCGGCACGCCGGGAACAGGAAAGACGTCCGTCGCAGTCGAACTCGAACGGCGAGGTCACCGGGTCGTCCACCTGAAGGATACGGTGCAGCCTTACATTATTGAGGAGGACTGCGACCGCCAGACGATGGTGGTGGACGTCGACCGGTGGGTCGATGAGTTCGAACCCTTCGACGGGATCATTGAGGGACATCTCGCGCACCTTCTCCCCTGCGACCGGGTGGTGGTGCTCCGGTGCCGTCCGGATATCCTCGCCGAGCGCCTCGCCCCGAGAGACTACCCTCAAGAGAAGGTTGCGGAGAACGCCGAGGCGGAGGCGCTCGACGTCATCCTGATCGAGACGCTCGAGGAGCACCCGGACGATCAGATCCTTGAGGTGGACACAACCTATCTCTCCGTTCATGAATGCGCGGATCGGATAGAACAGTTCATCCGGGGAGAGGTGCCGCCGTCGTACGGCTCCATCGACTGGACCGATTACCTGGAGATAGGCAGATGA
- the hisC gene encoding histidinol-phosphate transaminase — MRRLIRACYTGAGGYSYAKKADDVAREYGFDRVAHLASNENPWPPSPAAIEAAADALRTANRYPDERASALIEALRRYHGDYRFVTGSGMDGVIETVIRTVVEPGESVVVSTPTFSFYGIAAAAHGARVTSVPRREDFSVDPAAFIEACRGAKLAFLCSPNNPTGNSVPPEVVEEILEEMDGLLFLDNAYVDFADLDYRPLMHRHENLILGRTMSKLFALAGFRVGYAFVPEWLEPFYQKAATPFALNSVSMAAAIGALGDLDRMQKIRDHVRIWRRRFLEEIPFRVYPSDANFVMIDVTPHTGDEVTERLAARGVLVRSCTSFPGLGNHYIRVSIGEDWENAQFLEAIKDI; from the coding sequence ATGCGGCGCTTGATTAGAGCGTGCTACACGGGTGCGGGCGGTTACTCATACGCCAAAAAGGCGGATGATGTCGCACGGGAGTACGGCTTCGATCGGGTCGCCCATCTTGCGAGCAACGAGAACCCTTGGCCCCCCTCTCCCGCCGCGATCGAGGCGGCGGCAGACGCCCTCCGGACGGCAAACCGCTACCCGGACGAGCGGGCGTCTGCCCTGATCGAGGCTCTCCGCCGCTACCACGGCGACTACCGGTTCGTAACCGGCTCGGGCATGGACGGGGTCATTGAGACGGTGATCCGGACGGTCGTCGAGCCCGGCGAGAGCGTGGTTGTCTCGACCCCGACCTTCTCTTTTTACGGGATTGCGGCCGCAGCACACGGCGCACGGGTCACGAGCGTCCCCCGCCGCGAGGACTTCTCGGTCGACCCGGCGGCCTTCATCGAGGCATGCCGGGGGGCAAAGCTTGCCTTCCTCTGCTCACCGAACAACCCCACGGGGAACTCCGTCCCGCCGGAGGTTGTCGAGGAGATCCTCGAGGAGATGGACGGGCTGCTCTTCCTCGACAACGCCTACGTCGATTTTGCCGACCTCGACTACCGGCCGCTGATGCACCGTCATGAGAACCTGATTCTTGGGCGGACTATGTCGAAACTCTTCGCCCTTGCCGGGTTCCGGGTCGGCTACGCCTTCGTCCCGGAGTGGCTGGAGCCGTTCTACCAGAAGGCAGCAACGCCATTTGCGTTGAACTCGGTCTCGATGGCGGCGGCCATCGGAGCGCTCGGGGATCTCGACCGGATGCAGAAGATCCGCGACCACGTGCGAATATGGCGGCGGCGGTTCCTTGAAGAGATACCGTTTAGGGTATATCCATCCGACGCAAACTTCGTCATGATCGACGTCACACCCCACACCGGTGATGAGGTGACGGAACGCCTTGCAGCAAGGGGCGTCCTCGTCCGATCCTGCACCAGTTTCCCGGGGCTCGGCAACCATTATATCAGAGTCAGCATTGGTGAAGACTGGGAGAACGCCCAATTCCTCGAGGCGATAAAGGACATATGA
- a CDS encoding acetylornithine transaminase, with amino-acid sequence MAEDSRALDARYYMPAFGRTMKIVRGSGSRVWDDQGREYIDCVAGIAVCSTGHCHPKVVEAICNQAKELIHCSNLYYVPNQAELAKKLVEITGLSKAFFSNSGTEANEGAIKLARVRTGRKKFVAFNHGFHGRTCGALAVTHKPAIREPFEPLSPPCTFVDYGDLDALADAVDKDTAGVFVEPIQGEAGVLIPPEGFFRGVREICDDTGALMIVDEVQTGMGRTGKWLAIQHTGVLPDIVTLAKGLASGFPIGALVAREGLEFKRSEHGSTFAGGPLACAAALATIEVIEEILPDIPRKGELFMKGLSRHNPRGRGLMIGISVGERCPEVQQTCAENGVLVNCAADGNLRLVPPLVITDEEIETALGVINAALD; translated from the coding sequence ATGGCAGAAGATTCACGCGCGCTTGATGCACGCTACTATATGCCCGCGTTCGGCCGGACGATGAAGATCGTCCGCGGCTCGGGCTCACGCGTCTGGGATGATCAGGGGCGGGAGTACATCGATTGTGTGGCAGGTATTGCGGTCTGCAGCACCGGCCACTGCCACCCGAAGGTGGTCGAGGCAATCTGCAACCAGGCCAAAGAGTTGATCCACTGCTCGAACCTCTACTACGTCCCGAACCAGGCGGAACTCGCAAAAAAACTTGTGGAAATTACGGGACTGTCCAAGGCGTTCTTCTCGAACTCCGGGACGGAGGCGAACGAGGGCGCGATCAAACTGGCCCGCGTGCGGACAGGGAGGAAGAAGTTCGTCGCGTTCAACCACGGGTTCCACGGCAGGACCTGCGGGGCGCTTGCGGTCACGCACAAGCCCGCGATCCGGGAGCCGTTCGAGCCGCTCTCACCCCCCTGCACCTTCGTCGACTACGGCGACCTCGACGCCCTTGCAGATGCGGTCGACAAGGATACCGCCGGGGTCTTCGTCGAGCCGATCCAGGGCGAGGCCGGGGTGCTGATCCCGCCGGAAGGGTTCTTCCGGGGCGTCCGGGAGATCTGCGACGATACCGGCGCGCTGATGATCGTCGATGAGGTGCAGACCGGGATGGGCAGGACAGGGAAGTGGCTTGCGATCCAGCACACCGGCGTCCTCCCCGACATCGTCACGCTCGCGAAGGGGCTTGCGAGCGGGTTCCCCATCGGGGCGCTCGTCGCCCGCGAGGGGCTCGAGTTCAAACGGAGCGAGCACGGCAGCACCTTTGCCGGAGGACCGCTCGCCTGTGCGGCAGCCCTCGCGACGATTGAGGTCATCGAGGAGATCCTCCCCGATATCCCACGCAAGGGCGAGCTCTTCATGAAGGGGCTCTCCCGCCACAACCCCCGCGGCCGCGGCCTGATGATCGGGATCTCCGTCGGCGAGCGGTGCCCGGAGGTCCAGCAGACCTGCGCCGAGAACGGGGTGCTTGTCAACTGCGCCGCCGACGGTAACCTCCGACTGGTTCCACCGCTCGTGATCACCGACGAAGAGATCGAGACCGCTCTCGGTGTCATCAATGCGGCGCTTGATTAG
- the guaA gene encoding glutamine-hydrolyzing GMP synthase, translated as MVDVSKFIDQAVQQIRDAAGEKKVVMALSGGVDSSVCAALATRAIGDRLIPIYVDTGLMRKGETDRIRSLFADTNLRVVDAADEFFEALAGITDPEEKRKAIGAKFIRIFEREAKRTGATMLLQGTIYPDRIESEGGIKSHHNVGGMPLDIEFEGVIEPLADLYKDEVREVAGGLGLPKEIQHRMPFPGPGLAVRVLGEVTKEKIAIVREANAIVEECLVEEFHPWQCFAALIGLGTGVKGDVRLHGWIVAIRAVQSRDGMTADPLQLPYETLSRMATRITAEIPGVARVVYDVTPKPPATIEYE; from the coding sequence ATGGTAGATGTCTCAAAGTTTATCGACCAGGCAGTCCAGCAGATCCGCGACGCTGCCGGGGAGAAGAAGGTTGTCATGGCACTCTCCGGCGGAGTGGACTCCTCGGTCTGTGCGGCGCTCGCCACCCGTGCGATAGGCGACCGACTCATCCCGATATATGTAGATACCGGCCTCATGCGCAAAGGAGAGACCGATCGCATCCGGTCCCTCTTTGCCGACACAAACCTCCGCGTCGTGGATGCGGCGGATGAGTTCTTTGAGGCCCTTGCGGGCATCACCGATCCCGAAGAGAAGCGCAAGGCTATCGGCGCAAAGTTCATCAGAATCTTCGAGCGGGAGGCTAAACGGACCGGTGCGACGATGCTCCTCCAGGGAACAATCTATCCCGACCGCATCGAGAGCGAAGGGGGCATAAAAAGCCACCACAACGTCGGCGGCATGCCCCTCGATATCGAATTCGAAGGCGTCATCGAGCCGCTCGCCGATCTCTACAAGGATGAGGTCCGTGAGGTCGCCGGCGGGCTCGGGCTTCCGAAGGAGATCCAGCACCGGATGCCATTCCCGGGACCCGGGCTTGCGGTCCGGGTACTCGGTGAGGTGACAAAGGAGAAGATCGCGATCGTCCGTGAGGCGAACGCCATCGTTGAGGAGTGCCTGGTGGAGGAGTTCCACCCCTGGCAGTGTTTCGCGGCCCTCATTGGGCTTGGAACGGGGGTCAAGGGAGATGTCCGGCTGCACGGCTGGATCGTCGCCATCCGGGCCGTCCAGTCACGGGACGGGATGACCGCCGACCCGTTGCAACTCCCCTATGAGACGCTCTCGCGAATGGCAACCCGGATCACCGCCGAGATCCCCGGGGTTGCCCGGGTCGTCTACGACGTCACCCCCAAACCCCCGGCGACGATCGAGTATGAGTGA
- a CDS encoding CTP synthase yields MKYIIVTGGVMSGLGKGITTASIGRLLKNRGYQVTAVKIDPYLNIDAGTMNPAQHGEVFVLSDGGEVDLDLGNYERFLDINLKSIHNITTGKVYRNVIDKERRGDFLGATVQIIPHITDEIKHCIRRAAMEEINGGKRAEICLVEVGGTVGDIESMPFLEAIRQMHGELAPEDMILVHVTLVPMDTMGDFKTKPTQHSVKALRELGLQPDIIVARSREVIGPQTKKKISAFTDVPVKAVVAAKDVPDIYQIPMELEKEGLADVICNYLQIENREPDPAWYRVVSQEYTNRVTVAIVSKYGIEDVYMSIKESLKHAGRALSTEVNIRWLDAETCDIHDLVDVDGILIPGGFGKRGIEGKIRAIQYARENKKPFLGLCLGFQLSVIEYARHVAGISDATSEEMGEGTHVIALLPEQEGVQDLGGTMRLGDSEIVLKEGTKVAALYGRTRIVERHRHRYEVNPEFIADLEAAGLIFSGFSGSRMEVCELPDHPFYLATQFHPEFKSSPTNPSPPYIGFVEACKKNKLSPKNR; encoded by the coding sequence TTGAAGTATATCATCGTAACCGGCGGCGTCATGAGCGGGCTCGGGAAAGGCATCACCACCGCATCCATCGGCCGCCTCTTAAAAAACCGCGGCTATCAGGTGACGGCGGTGAAGATCGACCCGTACCTGAATATCGATGCTGGTACCATGAACCCCGCCCAGCACGGTGAGGTCTTCGTCCTCTCCGATGGTGGGGAAGTCGACCTTGACCTCGGTAACTACGAGCGATTCCTGGATATCAACCTCAAATCGATCCACAACATCACAACGGGCAAGGTTTACCGGAACGTCATCGATAAAGAGCGGCGCGGGGACTTCCTCGGCGCGACCGTCCAGATCATTCCCCACATCACCGACGAGATCAAGCACTGCATCCGCCGTGCGGCGATGGAGGAGATCAACGGCGGAAAGAGAGCTGAGATCTGCCTGGTAGAGGTCGGCGGGACTGTCGGCGACATCGAGAGCATGCCGTTCCTCGAAGCAATCCGTCAGATGCACGGGGAACTGGCACCGGAGGATATGATCCTGGTCCATGTCACCCTGGTCCCGATGGACACCATGGGCGACTTCAAGACCAAGCCGACACAGCACTCGGTCAAAGCGCTCCGGGAACTCGGATTGCAGCCCGACATCATCGTTGCGCGGAGCAGAGAGGTGATCGGGCCGCAGACGAAGAAGAAGATCTCCGCCTTCACCGACGTCCCGGTAAAGGCCGTGGTCGCCGCAAAGGACGTTCCCGACATCTACCAGATCCCGATGGAACTGGAAAAAGAGGGTCTTGCGGACGTCATCTGCAATTACCTCCAGATCGAGAACCGGGAACCGGACCCCGCGTGGTACCGGGTCGTCTCGCAGGAGTACACGAACCGGGTGACCGTCGCCATCGTCAGCAAGTACGGGATCGAGGATGTCTACATGTCCATCAAAGAGTCGCTCAAACATGCCGGAAGAGCGCTCTCTACCGAAGTGAACATACGCTGGCTTGATGCAGAGACGTGTGACATCCACGATCTCGTCGACGTCGATGGCATCCTGATCCCGGGAGGATTCGGCAAACGCGGAATTGAAGGCAAGATCAGGGCGATCCAGTACGCTCGCGAGAACAAAAAACCCTTTCTCGGCCTCTGCCTGGGGTTCCAGCTCTCGGTGATCGAGTACGCCCGGCACGTCGCTGGGATTTCAGACGCCACAAGCGAAGAGATGGGAGAGGGGACGCATGTCATCGCCCTCCTCCCCGAACAGGAAGGAGTCCAGGACCTCGGGGGCACGATGCGCCTCGGGGACTCGGAGATCGTCCTCAAGGAAGGGACGAAGGTGGCTGCTCTCTACGGCAGGACCAGAATCGTAGAACGGCACCGTCACCGCTACGAGGTGAACCCGGAGTTCATCGCCGACCTTGAGGCCGCCGGCCTCATCTTCTCGGGCTTCTCCGGATCGAGGATGGAAGTCTGCGAGCTCCCGGACCACCCCTTCTACCTCGCGACACAGTTCCACCCCGAGTTCAAGTCAAGCCCGACAAATCCCTCCCCACCCTACATAGGGTTTGTAGAGGCATGCAAGAAGAACAAATTATCCCCAAAAAACAGGTGA
- a CDS encoding PaaI family thioesterase — protein sequence MGYIDEIKRIGRDANPFFKLMGIEVDEFGDGRARLSMEVRPDMLNGAGWLQGGVYVALADEAIALALYTLLDENERIATIDEHTSFIKGVNAGRIVATGRVIRKGRRVAFADGEVRSAADDTLLTRTSTSFAVIGP from the coding sequence GTGGGCTACATAGATGAGATAAAGCGGATCGGAAGGGACGCAAACCCCTTCTTCAAACTGATGGGTATCGAGGTGGATGAGTTCGGCGACGGGCGCGCCCGCTTGAGCATGGAGGTCCGGCCGGATATGCTCAACGGCGCCGGGTGGCTCCAGGGAGGGGTCTACGTGGCGCTCGCGGACGAGGCGATCGCGCTTGCGCTCTACACGCTCCTTGACGAGAACGAGAGGATCGCAACGATTGACGAGCACACCAGTTTCATAAAAGGGGTCAATGCCGGAAGGATCGTCGCCACCGGAAGAGTCATCCGGAAGGGCCGCAGGGTGGCGTTTGCAGACGGGGAGGTCCGGAGCGCGGCAGACGATACACTTCTTACACGTACATCAACATCGTTTGCTGTCATAGGCCCATAA
- a CDS encoding SdrD B-like domain-containing protein encodes MNRLRGASILIAIIVSAFVLGSIANATAHTPSGPDAGEAKTSGTIGGTIFFDANANGVQDPGERGMSGVAVHLRDAAGERIATAETFSHACEGLYIFSGVLPGNYTVEVVLPEGYAFTLPGRGAPGETASTIDPISGRSTGIDLTPEVIQTMDLVVRDAGLVPAEG; translated from the coding sequence GTGAACCGATTGAGAGGCGCTAGCATTCTAATAGCCATCATCGTATCAGCGTTCGTCTTAGGTTCGATCGCAAACGCAACGGCCCATACCCCATCGGGGCCGGATGCAGGAGAGGCAAAAACCAGCGGTACGATAGGAGGAACGATCTTTTTTGATGCCAACGCAAACGGCGTGCAGGACCCCGGGGAGCGGGGTATGAGCGGCGTTGCCGTCCACCTCAGGGACGCCGCGGGCGAGAGGATCGCGACGGCGGAGACGTTCTCCCACGCATGTGAAGGGCTCTACATCTTCAGCGGCGTTCTTCCCGGGAACTACACCGTCGAGGTCGTTCTACCGGAGGGATACGCCTTCACCCTCCCAGGCCGGGGCGCCCCGGGAGAGACGGCGAGCACCATCGACCCGATCAGCGGGAGATCCACCGGCATCGACCTGACTCCCGAGGTTATCCAGACGATGGACCTCGTCGTCAGGGACGCCGGGCTCGTGCCGGCCGAAGGCTGA
- a CDS encoding SdrD B-like domain-containing protein — protein MRRNLYLGIVLLLAALALVVIVGAQIDEPEVIWDQKYGAPDSKEAAYSIVMDPRRPGFFLAGERDPLEDGKTDVLVIRATPRGTEDWNRTYGGAEADTARSIIEIGDGNLLIAGSLTFVTNETRRDTDAWIIEIEGSGNEVWNRTYGGPDVNASANAVTRTDDGGYIFVGSIMPHEGSESDAWVVRLNESGREVWNRTFGGGGNDTANAVTRLPDGDFVFAGRTESSGAGGSDVWVVRLNESGNEVWNRTFGSPDDDAALAVINTTDGNLLVAGSFTERPDNAMVDTDALLIKLTPAGDIVWNWIYGDFGVNESAASVIETADGGYLFSGETAYPDTDDTDAWLVATNAEGAVRWSRTFGGEEPGDRAASVIEIAPGEYLFAGTFNATKPDGPADTDAWAVRLGPRPEPTPTPEPTVTPIKPPKAPEVPKKAPVTATPGPTMTKPPETPMKRPTQTVRPTEAPTVTPTPTVTRTEMPTPTPTVTPTEIPTPTPTPTVTPTEIPTPTPTPTVTPTEIPTPTPTETPTPTTNTTPDENGDENGTDENGVDGNETGGNGGDENNSDNNESNPGSSGSLSGTVWYDLDGDGILDPGEPGIPGIGVRLIGKRTMLDHAVTGPDGSYRFETIPTGDYAGAEFLLPNGYSCTIPGLGSDASPAGEGVAFAQGGAGRWILNAGFVGGYQPQTPSAAYGWVLGTTWNDGDQDGIMNEHHGLTDIEVRLMDAGGNVVASTRTGHHDDYTSLYLFGPLPPGEYSLIFTAPDDYIFTEPGQDSHADPETGMTAPFTVGEGEIVVRDAGLIPAPAAGIGVGPVAHPLEGQIYDAADVEAADEMGRLPPTEVGA, from the coding sequence ATGCGACGCAACTTGTATCTCGGGATCGTCCTTCTTCTGGCAGCGCTCGCACTTGTTGTAATCGTGGGGGCACAGATAGATGAACCTGAAGTGATCTGGGACCAGAAGTATGGAGCGCCTGATTCGAAGGAGGCGGCATATTCTATCGTCATGGACCCCAGGAGACCTGGGTTCTTCCTCGCCGGGGAGAGAGACCCGCTCGAGGATGGAAAGACTGACGTTTTAGTGATCCGGGCAACGCCGCGAGGAACCGAGGACTGGAACAGGACCTACGGCGGAGCAGAGGCCGACACTGCACGCTCGATCATCGAGATCGGTGACGGCAACCTGCTCATCGCCGGAAGCCTCACGTTCGTCACGAACGAGACGCGACGGGACACCGATGCCTGGATTATTGAGATAGAGGGCTCGGGCAATGAGGTATGGAACCGGACCTACGGCGGTCCGGACGTCAACGCCTCGGCGAACGCGGTGACCCGGACCGATGACGGCGGTTACATCTTCGTCGGCTCCATCATGCCCCACGAAGGGAGCGAGTCGGATGCCTGGGTGGTCAGGCTGAATGAGTCGGGCCGCGAGGTCTGGAACAGGACGTTTGGTGGAGGTGGAAACGATACGGCAAACGCCGTCACACGGCTCCCGGACGGTGACTTCGTCTTTGCCGGCAGAACCGAGTCTTCCGGTGCCGGCGGAAGCGACGTCTGGGTGGTCCGGCTGAACGAGTCGGGCAACGAGGTCTGGAACAGGACGTTCGGCAGTCCTGATGACGATGCTGCTCTGGCAGTGATCAACACGACGGATGGGAACCTGCTCGTTGCCGGCTCGTTCACGGAGAGGCCCGATAATGCAATGGTCGATACCGACGCCCTCCTGATCAAACTCACCCCCGCCGGAGATATCGTCTGGAACTGGATTTACGGCGATTTCGGCGTGAACGAATCGGCCGCATCCGTCATCGAGACCGCAGACGGCGGTTATCTCTTTTCCGGGGAGACGGCCTATCCGGATACGGATGATACCGATGCCTGGCTTGTCGCGACCAATGCCGAAGGGGCGGTGAGGTGGAGCCGAACCTTCGGGGGTGAGGAGCCAGGCGATCGAGCTGCATCGGTCATCGAGATCGCGCCGGGCGAGTATCTCTTTGCAGGGACATTTAACGCTACGAAGCCGGATGGACCGGCAGATACTGACGCCTGGGCCGTGAGACTTGGGCCGCGCCCCGAGCCGACACCGACGCCGGAACCCACGGTAACGCCGATAAAGCCACCGAAAGCACCGGAAGTGCCCAAGAAGGCACCGGTAACGGCAACTCCGGGGCCGACCATGACAAAGCCGCCAGAGACGCCGATGAAGAGGCCCACACAGACCGTAAGACCTACCGAAGCGCCGACAGTCACGCCAACACCTACCGTGACACGGACGGAGATGCCGACCCCAACTCCCACCGTGACGCCAACAGAGATCCCAACTCCGACACCAACACCCACCGTGACACCAACGGAGATCCCAACTCCGACACCAACACCCACCGTGACGCCAACGGAGATCCCAACTCCGACACCAACGGAGACGCCGACACCGACCACCAATACAACACCGGATGAGAACGGGGACGAGAACGGAACAGATGAGAATGGCGTCGACGGCAACGAGACCGGCGGTAACGGAGGAGATGAGAACAATAGTGACAACAACGAGAGCAATCCCGGCAGCAGCGGGTCGCTCTCCGGAACGGTCTGGTACGACCTGGACGGCGACGGCATCCTTGATCCCGGTGAGCCGGGCATCCCCGGCATCGGGGTCAGGCTGATTGGAAAACGGACCATGCTTGACCATGCCGTCACCGGCCCGGACGGGTCATATCGGTTTGAGACGATCCCCACCGGAGACTACGCCGGTGCGGAGTTTCTTCTCCCGAACGGCTATTCATGCACCATCCCGGGTCTGGGCAGCGATGCCAGCCCGGCCGGCGAGGGGGTGGCATTCGCCCAAGGCGGGGCGGGACGATGGATCCTGAACGCAGGGTTTGTCGGGGGCTACCAGCCCCAAACCCCCTCGGCCGCCTACGGGTGGGTGCTCGGAACGACCTGGAACGACGGCGACCAGGATGGCATCATGAATGAACACCACGGCTTAACCGATATCGAGGTCCGCCTCATGGATGCAGGCGGGAATGTGGTGGCATCGACCCGCACGGGTCATCATGACGATTACACGTCGCTGTATCTCTTCGGCCCCCTCCCGCCCGGGGAGTATTCGTTGATATTCACCGCGCCGGACGACTACATCTTCACGGAGCCCGGGCAGGATAGTCACGCCGACCCAGAGACCGGGATGACGGCACCGTTTACGGTCGGCGAGGGGGAGATAGTTGTCAGGGATGCGGGGCTGATCCCCGCACCTGCTGCAGGGATCGGGGTCGGACCCGTTGCCCATCCGCTTGAAGGACAGATCTACGATGCCGCTGATGTGGAGGCGGCGGATGAGATGGGGCGACTACCGCCGACTGAAGTTGGGGCATAG
- a CDS encoding DJ-1/PfpI/YhbO family deglycase/protease — protein sequence MRFVFAIAPEQYRDEELEVPKRAFEEVGIDVDIASTAAGTCTGMLGGTAEAAMAFDCPNPDDYAGIVVVGGSGSKVHLWGDERLIALVRSFFEQGKVVAAICLAPVVLARAGILSGRQATVYPSPEAIREMEKAGANLLDIPVVADMQIVTANGPAAAAQFAETIITKLEC from the coding sequence ATGAGATTCGTGTTTGCGATTGCACCGGAGCAGTACAGGGACGAAGAACTGGAGGTCCCGAAGAGAGCGTTTGAGGAGGTCGGGATCGACGTCGATATCGCCTCGACGGCTGCCGGAACGTGCACCGGGATGCTGGGTGGCACTGCAGAGGCGGCCATGGCATTCGATTGCCCAAACCCGGACGACTACGCCGGGATTGTGGTCGTGGGCGGTTCCGGCTCAAAAGTTCACCTCTGGGGAGACGAGCGACTCATCGCCCTTGTCCGCTCGTTCTTTGAGCAGGGGAAGGTTGTTGCCGCCATCTGTCTTGCACCGGTCGTCCTCGCTCGGGCTGGTATCCTCTCCGGACGGCAGGCCACGGTATACCCTAGCCCGGAGGCAATTAGGGAGATGGAGAAAGCGGGAGCAAATCTCCTTGACATCCCCGTCGTCGCCGATATGCAGATCGTGACCGCGAACGGCCCCGCTGCTGCCGCGCAGTTCGCCGAGACCATCATCACGAAACTGGAATGCTAA
- a CDS encoding dolichyl-phosphate beta-glucosyltransferase, producing the protein MLNDTRADGVNQTDCTLVIPAYNEERRIQSLLRDLSGFAGDLVFVCDGTDATAEIIKAFAAEHPDLRIRCLTFQTRLGKGGGVVAGMKAATTPFVGYMDADGSTALSEMVRLFDRLTTSDGAIGSRWVPGSILEVKQGLRRRIESRLFNLLVRLLFGLDYRDTQCGAKAFRREALEPVLPSLRSTGFEFDVELLWRLRQAGRRVEEVPITWANRDESKVMISDAKEMLLGMIRLRFG; encoded by the coding sequence ATGCTAAACGATACACGTGCCGACGGTGTGAACCAGACTGACTGCACCCTGGTGATCCCTGCATATAACGAAGAGCGACGGATACAGTCGCTCCTTCGAGATCTCTCGGGTTTTGCCGGTGATCTCGTCTTCGTCTGCGATGGGACCGACGCCACTGCAGAGATCATCAAAGCGTTTGCAGCCGAGCATCCGGATCTCCGCATCCGGTGCCTGACGTTTCAGACCCGCCTCGGGAAAGGGGGAGGGGTTGTCGCCGGCATGAAGGCGGCGACCACGCCCTTTGTCGGCTACATGGATGCCGACGGCTCGACCGCCCTCTCCGAGATGGTGCGTCTCTTTGACCGTCTCACGACATCGGACGGCGCCATCGGCTCGCGCTGGGTCCCGGGCTCGATCCTGGAGGTAAAGCAGGGGCTCCGACGCAGGATCGAGAGCCGTCTCTTCAACCTTCTGGTAAGACTGCTCTTTGGACTCGACTACCGGGACACCCAGTGCGGAGCAAAGGCCTTTCGGCGGGAAGCTCTCGAACCCGTTCTCCCCTCTCTCCGATCGACCGGGTTTGAGTTCGATGTCGAGCTCCTCTGGCGGCTGCGGCAAGCCGGCCGCAGGGTGGAGGAGGTTCCGATCACGTGGGCGAACCGGGATGAGTCCAAGGTGATGATCTCGGATGCAAAGGAGATGCTGCTTGGGATGATCAGGCTCCGGTTTGGTTGA